From the genome of Leptotrichia sp. oral taxon 847:
CTAGAAAAATTTAAAATTTATTTTCAAAATTTTTTGATTGTATAATGAAATTTAAAATCGGACTTAAAAAAAACCTGTTAATTTATAATATTTTCTCTTCTTAAGTTCGATTTTAAGAAAGGAGCTAGTTAAATGATTTTGACGGTAACGATGAATCCGTCTGTGGATATTTCATATCCCTTGGAGAAATTTAATTTAGATACTGTAAATAGAGTAGTTAAAGTTAGCAAAACACCTGGTGGAAAAGGGTTAAATGTTACAAGAGTGCTAAAACAGTTAAATGATGAAGTTGTTGCAACTGGACTTATAGGTGGTGCTTTAGGAACAGATATTCAAAAGAAATTATTAGAAAAAGGGATTAAAAATAATTTTTTTGAAATTTCAGGGGAAACTAGAAATTGTATTGCAATTCTGCACGAGGGAAATCAAACTGAAATTTTAGAAAAAGGACCGACTATAACAAAATCTGAAAGTGATAATTTTTTGGAGCATTTTGAGAAATTAGTGAAGAGTAAAGAAATTAAAATTATCGCTATTTCAGGAAGTTTACCAGATGGATTGGAAATCAACTATTATTCAAAAATGATTGGAATTTGTGAAAAGTATAAAAAATCAGTTGTATTGGACTGTTCTGGAAAAGCATTGTTAGAAGTTTTAAAAAATAAATATAAACCAAAAGTAATAAAACCTAATACAGAAGAGTTATCACAATTAATTGGAAAAGACGTATCTAAAAATCCAGATGAATTAAAAAAAGTTTTAAAAGATAAATTATTTGAAAAAATTGAGTGGATAATTGTTTCACTTGGAGCAGATGGAGCTTTTGCGAAACGCAATGATAAATTTTATAAAGTAAATGTGCCTAACATAAAAGTTGTAAATCCTGTAGGTTCTGGAGATTCAACTGTTGCAGGAATAACATCGGCAATTTATGAAAATGCAAGTGATGAAAATTTATTGAAGAAGGCTAATACGTTAGGAATGTTAAATGCAATGGAAAAATTGACAGGATTTGTAAATTTGGAAAATTATGACAAATTATTTAATGAAGTAGAAATTTTGGAAATATAATTTCAAAGATAAAAAGCAAATAGAAAAAATATTTATAGAGCAAGGAAGAAAAATCTCTTTGTTAAAAAGTATAAAAAAACGGAGGAAAAAATAATGAAATTATCAGCACAAAAAAGAAAATATTTAGAAAATTTAAGTGATAAAAATGGCTTTATATCGGCACTAGCAATTGATCAAAGAGGTGCCTTGAAAAAAATGATAAATAAAAATCAGGAAAAAGAAGCAACTGCTGAACAGATAAAAGAATTTAAAGTATTAGTTTCAAAACATTTAACAAAATATTCTTCTTCAATCTTGTTAGATCCTGAATATGGATTGGATGCAGCAAAAGCTAGAGATAAAAATGCGGGATTATTGCTGGCTTATGAAAAAACAGGATATGATGCGAATGCAGTTGGAAGATTACCAGACTGCCTTGTTGAATGGTCTGCAAAAAGATTAAAAGAAGAAGGAGCGGATGCAGTAAAATTCTTGTTATACTATGATGTAGACGAATGCGAAGAAATAAATATTCAGAAAAAAGCATATATGGAAAGAGTAGGAGCCGAATGTGTTGCAGAAGACATACCCTTCTTTTTGGAAATTTTAAG
Proteins encoded in this window:
- a CDS encoding tagatose-6-phosphate kinase yields the protein MILTVTMNPSVDISYPLEKFNLDTVNRVVKVSKTPGGKGLNVTRVLKQLNDEVVATGLIGGALGTDIQKKLLEKGIKNNFFEISGETRNCIAILHEGNQTEILEKGPTITKSESDNFLEHFEKLVKSKEIKIIAISGSLPDGLEINYYSKMIGICEKYKKSVVLDCSGKALLEVLKNKYKPKVIKPNTEELSQLIGKDVSKNPDELKKVLKDKLFEKIEWIIVSLGADGAFAKRNDKFYKVNVPNIKVVNPVGSGDSTVAGITSAIYENASDENLLKKANTLGMLNAMEKLTGFVNLENYDKLFNEVEILEI
- the lacD gene encoding tagatose-bisphosphate aldolase, with translation MKLSAQKRKYLENLSDKNGFISALAIDQRGALKKMINKNQEKEATAEQIKEFKVLVSKHLTKYSSSILLDPEYGLDAAKARDKNAGLLLAYEKTGYDANAVGRLPDCLVEWSAKRLKEEGADAVKFLLYYDVDECEEINIQKKAYMERVGAECVAEDIPFFLEILSYDCKIDDNSTAEYAKVKPRKVIEAMKEFSNPRYNVDVLKVEVPVNMKFVEGFADGETVYTKEEAANYFKLQEEATSLPYIYLSAGVSAKLFQDTLKFAHDSGAKFNGVLCGRATWANGVEVFAKEGEKATVEWLDTAGRKNIEELNEVVEKTATSWKEK